One window of the Nicotiana tabacum cultivar K326 chromosome 4, ASM71507v2, whole genome shotgun sequence genome contains the following:
- the LOC107802882 gene encoding uncharacterized protein LOC107802882, which produces MAINCKDLPEDCWELIFNRLHHQSDVESFSSVSKQLLALTNRLRLHLSVIDSTLLIHGTIAKLIRRFPNLKSIDLSNFRGELDHVLVDLANSVSYTSNLEQLEISNQKQLPVKGLKELGRKLKDLRVLKCSDLALLRDPDLCAIAQSFPFLEELDISYPRTKFDFNLMNRIDGDLIVTDAGIGVLSVNLTNLRKISVSGNHFITDNSLVALSMNCLNLQGIELEHCTLITVNGILSMLRACAALKWISVSEIHIPRSSPGFECLATCSRTLQTLDVSCSTISDEFLFLVAKASLPLSRLSLCECTNFTLSGISSLLCAYRSLKFLSLVQVVFLTDETMKDLSQYLQSLVTINLRECLKLTIYTFFTLARNCPSLETVNMENTCLGMTDSFHNGVKNTRIRAVILANNLYLDDDSLAKVALVCPNLEMLDVSSCRNLREAGIASVLEVCNQMRDLRLDHCSMITHIGQGTELPNLEVISAAGSALSDKGLAIIGSRCSRLLKLNLENCKGVTADGIHALVKNCKSLREINLKNCPQVSISSLNSMVLSSSSLRRVIPPCCSAFSDSLRGFYLHHGCLVSSG; this is translated from the coding sequence ATGGCGATTAATTGCAAAGATTTGCCTGAAGATTGCTGGGAACTGATATTCAATCGTCTCCATCACCAATCCGACGTGGAATCATTTTCTTCTGTGTCCAAGCAACTCCTTGCTCTCACCAATCGTCTACGCCTCCACTTATCTGTAATTGACTCCACTCTTCTTATCCACGGTACAATTGCTAAACTCATTCGCCGTTTTCCGAATCTTAAATCGATTGATCTCAGTAATTTTCGTGGTGAACTTGATCATGTTCTTGTTGATCTTGCCAATTCTGTCTCCTATACATCCAATCTTGAACAACTTGAGATCTCTAATCAGAAACAGTTACCCGTCAAGGGTTTGAAGGAATTAGGGCGTAAATTGAAGGATTTGAGGGTTTTGAAGTGTAGCGATCTCGCTCTTTTACGTGATCCtgatttgtgtgctatagcacagtCGTTTCCGTTTTTGGAAGAGCTTGATATTAGCTATCCTAGGACGAAATTTGATTTCAATTTGATGAACAGAATCGACGGTGATTTGATCGTGACTGATGCTGGGATTGGGGTTTTATCGGTTAATTTGACCAATTTGCGTAAAATCAGTGTTTCTGGGAATCATTTTATTACTGATAATTCCCTTGTTGCTTTGTCTATGAATTGTTTAAATTTACAAGGCATTGAGTTGGAGCATTGCACTTTGATAACTGTAAACGGGATCCTCTCTATGCTACGGGCTTGTGCTGCTTTGAAGTGGATTTCAGTGTCTGAGATTCACATTCCTCGATCAAGTCCCGGTTTTGAATGTTTGGCTACTTGCAGCCGAACTTTACAGACACTCGATGTTTCCTGCTCAACTATTTCGGATGAATTCCTATTCTTGGTAGCCAAGGCTTCTCTCCCTCTATCTAGGCTTTCGCTTTGTGAGTGTACAAATTTCACATTATCTGGTATCTCTTCACTTCTGTGCGCGTACCGATCACTAAAGTTCTTATCTTTGGTTCAAGTAGTTTTCTTGACTGATGAGACTATGAAAGATTTATCCCAATATCTTCAAAGTCTTGTTACCATTAATCTCAGAGAATGTCTGAAATTGACCATTTATACGTTCTTTACGCTTGCAAGAAATTGTCCTTCACTAGAAACCGTTAACATGGAAAATACTTGTTTGGGAATGACGGATTCATTTCATAATGGTGTGAAGAACACAAGGATCAGAGCTGTTATTTTGGCAAATAACTTGTACCTGGATGATGACTCTCTCGCAAAAGTTGCTTTAGTGTGCCCCAACTTGGAGATGCTTGATGTGTCCTCGTGTAGAAATCTTAGAGAGGCAGGTATTGCTTCTGTTCTAGAGGTGTGCAATCAAATGAGGGATTTGCGACTTGATCACTGTTCAATGATTACACATATCGGACAAGGCACTGAATTGCCTAATCTTGAGGTAATCAGTGCAGCTGGTTCAGCGTTAAGTGACAAAGGCCTGGCTATTATTGGGAGCAGATGTTCTCGCCTATTGAAGTTAAACTTGGAGAACTGCAAAGGAGTGACAGCAGATGGCATACATGCATTGGTGAAAAATTGTAAATCATTGCGAGAGATAAACTTGAAGAATTGTCCTCAAGTTAGTATCAGTTCTCTAAATAGTATGGTATTATCGTCATCATCGCTAAGGAGAGTTATTCCGCCTTGTTGCTCTGCTTTTAGTGATAGCTTGAGGGGATTTTACTTGCACCACGGATGTCTAGTGTCCTCAGGCTAG
- the LOC107802881 gene encoding uncharacterized protein LOC107802881 — MTEEEWLTAAIMDDTVVAELLLRLNQVNPSPSKSKKTGLPLEWTVRQRRSRPVSVNAKKPAPRASPTTPLSWSGATSVSGGGGGGSGGAVDGGCEESSGPPLPFKTPSSTRSKVNSTSDATTSKRSRKKKTLTELKEEEILLIKERKQLKKELALVRTNLEKQRDTNQNLKRMKLDLHPQQANERGRPVAYDGSLVQYQQEVLPSNPVIPIFREKAANKVSILPSYLEEQQDVTSLESKFVLPDLNIPFGEDSSSEILCGVN, encoded by the exons ATGACTGAAGAGGAGTGGCTTACAGCGGCTATAATGGATGACACTGTGGTTGCTGAGTTGCTGTTGCGTCTCAACCAGGTCAATCCGTCTCCGTCCAAGTCAAAGAAGACAGGTTTACCGCTTGAGTGGACTGTGCGTCAACGCCGGTCTAGACCGGTTTCTGTTAATGCTAAGAAGCCGGCTCCACGTGCCAGCCCCACTACTCCTTTATCCTGGAGTGGCGCCACCTCTGTCAGCGGTGGAGGTGGTGGAGGTAGTGGTGGCGCCGTTGATGGTGGTTGCGAAGAGTCCAGCGGACCTCCTCTTCCTTTCAAAACTCCCAGTAGCACGAGATCTAAG GTTAACAGTACTAGTGATGCTACCACCAGCAAGAGATCAAGAAAGAAAAAG ACATTGACCGAACTGAAAGAAGAGGAGATCTtgctaattaaggaaagaaagcaattgaagAAG GAATTAGCTTTGGTACGCACCAATTTGGAGAAACAAAGGGATACAAATCAAAACCTGAAAAGAATGAAG CTTGATTTGCACCCTCAGCAGGCAAATGAAAGAGGTAGACCTGTTGCATATGATGGGAGTTTGGTTCAGTATCAGCAAGAGGTCCTACCAAGTAATCCAGTCATTCCCATCTTCCGGGAAAAAGCTGCAAACAAGGTCTCAATATTGCCATCATATCTGGAAGAGCAGCAAGATGTCACATCTCTGGAGTCTAAATTTGTACTCCCAGACCTCAATATTCCATTTGGTGAGGATTCCAGCTCTGAAATTCTTTGTGGGGTGAACTGA